In Ipomoea triloba cultivar NCNSP0323 chromosome 7, ASM357664v1, a single genomic region encodes these proteins:
- the LOC116024907 gene encoding chloroplast envelope quinone oxidoreductase homolog, whose protein sequence is MRRVMAERRLMQAVQYDSYGGGAAALKHVEVPVPTPGKGEVLLKIEARSLNPFDCRIESGIIRPFLPSKFPYIPATDVAGEVMEVGSGVKNFKPGNKVVAVLSARNGGGLGEYAIAKENSVIVARPPEVSAAEAAGLPIAGVTAYLALTEAAGIKLDDPISPHKNILVTAASGGVGHYAVQLAKLGNLHHVTATCGPRNIDFVKSLGADEVVDYTTPEGTDLRSPSGLKYDAVIHCARGIPWSTFKANLSKNGKVIDLTPNPTAFFTFALHKLTFSKKQLLPCIITPKSESLAWLVGLVKEGKLKTTIDSKHPLSRAEDAWAKMMSGHATGKIIVEP, encoded by the exons ATGCGTCGAGTTATGGCGGAGAGACGGCTTATGCAAGCGGTGCAGTATGACAGCTATGGAGGTGGGGCTGCAGCTTTGAAG CATGTTGAAGTTCCTGTACCCACTCCTGGTAAAGGTGAAGTGTTGCTAAAGATAGAGGCAAGAAGCTTAAACCCATTTGATTGCAGAATTGAAAGTGGCATCATTCGCCCTTTCCTTCCATCAAAATTTCCTTATATACCTG CAACTGATGTAGCAGGAGAGGTAATGGAGGTTGGTTCTGGTGTTAAAAATTTCAAGCCGGGGAACAAAGTTGTCGCAGTGCTCAGTGCTCGA AATGGGGGTGGACTTGGGGAGTATGCTATAGCTAAGGAGAACTCAGTTATTGTTGCAAGGCCACCTGAAGTATCCGCTGCTGAAGCCGCAGGCCTTCCAATAGCTGGTGTCACAGCCTACCTAGCCCTCACTGAAGCTGCAGGGATCAAGCTCGATGACCCCATCAGCCCCCACAAGAACATACTTGTAACCGCTGCCTCCGGTGGAGTGGGTCACTATGCCGTTCAACTAGCAAAACTCGGGAACCTACACCATGTCACAGCTACCTGTGGGCCCCGCAACATCGACTTCGTGAAGAGCCTAGGGGCCGACGAGGTCGTGGACTACACAACCCCGGAAGGGACTGATCTCAGGAGTCCATCAGGGTTGAAATACGACGCGGTCATTCATTGCGCCAGGGGCATTCCCTGGTCTACCTTTAAGGCTAATTTGAGCAAGAATGGGAAAGTGATAGACCTCACCCCTAACCCAACAGCCTTTTTCACATTTGCCTTGCACAAACTCACCTTCTCAAAGAAGCAATTGTTGCCGTGCATTATAACCCCCAAGAGCGAGAGCCTGGCTTGGCTTGTTGGGTTGGTGAAGGAGGGGAAGCTTAAGACCACCATCGATTCAAAGCATCCTCTAAGCAGAGCAGAAGATGCATGGGCCAAGATGATGAGTGGACATGCTACCGGAAAAATCATTGTGGAGCCATAG